In the genome of Neofelis nebulosa isolate mNeoNeb1 chromosome 6, mNeoNeb1.pri, whole genome shotgun sequence, one region contains:
- the LOC131515534 gene encoding olfactory receptor 2W1-like, with the protein MDTNNRSSMTDFILLGFSDWPQLEHIISGIVFIFYIVTLVGNTTIILVSNLDSQLHTPMYFFLSNLSFLDLCYATSIIPQMLVNLWGPTKSITYGGCVLQFFFALDLGATECLLLAVMAYDRYAAVCQPLHYTVLMHPQLCQKMVLTAWLGGLGSAFILCSLTLKLPRCGHREVDNFFCEMPALVKMACVYSKVIEIVVFALGVIFLLVPLSLILISYAIITQAVVRIKSTARWHKVLNTCGSHLTVVTLFYGTVIYMYMKPQNSTSQDEGKFLTLFYTIVTPTLNPLIYTLRNKDVKSAIKRILYVEKW; encoded by the coding sequence ATGGACACAAACAATAGAAGTTCCATGACAGATTTCATCCTGCTGGGGTTTTCTGATTGGCCGCAATTAGAACACATCATCTCTGGGATTGTCTTCATCTTCTATATTGTGACTCTGGTAGGAAACACAACCATCATCCTTGTATCTAACCTAGACAGCCAGCTCCATActcccatgtatttcttcctatCCAATTTGTCTTTTCTGGATCTCTGTTATGCAACTAGCATCATCCCACAGATGCTGGTTAATCTATGGGGTCCAACAAAGTCTATTACCTACGGAGGATGTGTGCTCCAATTCTTCTTTGCCCTTGACTTGGGAGCGACAGAATGTCTTCTCTTGGctgtgatggcctatgaccgctacgCTGCTGTCTGTCAACCTCTTCACTACACAGTATTAATGCACCCTCAGCTTTGCCAGAAGATGGTGCTCACCGCCTGGTTAGGTGGTCTCGGTAGTGCCTTCATTCTTTGCTCCCTGACTTTGAAGTTGCCAAGATGTGGGCACCGGGAGGTCGATAATTTTTTCTGTGAGATGCCAGCCTTGGTCAAGATGGCTTGTGTCTACTCAAAAGTAATTGAGATTGTAGTCTTTGCTCTTGGAGTGATATTTCTTCTAGTACCTCTATCACTAATTCTCATCTCATATGCAATTATCACTCAAGCTGTTGTGAGGATCAAGTCAACAGCAAGGTGGCATAAGGTCCTTAATACATGCGGTTCCCACCTCACAGTAGTAACTCTCTTTTATGGAACAGTCATTTATATGTACATGAAGCCACAGAATAGCACATCCCAAGATGAGGGGAAGTTCCTTACTCTCTTTTACACAATCGTCACACCCACCCTTAACCCTCTAATCTacactttaagaaacaaagatgtaAAGAGCGCAATAAAAAGAATACTGTATGTAGAAAAATGGTAA